Proteins encoded within one genomic window of Spirulina major PCC 6313:
- the ctpC gene encoding carboxyl-terminal processing protease CtpC translates to MVLAKRGLVLGATAFILTTVAVTGAGLHLSQGQILNLSSSPKEVVDEVWQIINRYYVDATFNQQDWRQIRTQYLEASYGNDEEAYTAIREMLETLDDPYTRFMDPEEFEDMQIDTSGSLTGVGIQIAKDEESDRLIVVSPIDDSPAFNAGIIAKDIITKIDGQDTLGMEVNDAVQLIRGERGTEVILTIQRGDREIDFPIVRDRIEIHPVRTRIEETRSGNVAYIRLTQFNANAAQDMREALREFEAMNGPDTVVGYVLDLRSNPGGLLNASVDIARMWLDEGKIVSTHDRRGEVERQVANNTALTDKPLVVMIDGGSASASEIVSAALQDNQRAILIGTESFGKGLVQSVRPLSDGSGLAVTIAEYRTPNGRSITKDKKIKPDVVVELSDEEREELQLNNNRIGTVDDPQFARSLEVLLEQVLTHSGTQLEVMVR, encoded by the coding sequence ATGGTATTGGCAAAACGTGGACTTGTCCTTGGAGCAACAGCGTTTATCTTGACCACTGTGGCAGTGACCGGCGCTGGGCTACATCTTTCCCAAGGTCAAATTTTAAATCTGAGCAGTAGCCCCAAGGAAGTCGTTGATGAAGTGTGGCAAATCATCAATCGTTATTACGTTGATGCCACGTTTAACCAGCAGGATTGGCGACAGATTCGCACGCAGTATCTAGAAGCGTCCTACGGGAATGACGAGGAAGCCTATACGGCGATCCGTGAGATGCTCGAAACCCTGGATGACCCCTACACGCGCTTCATGGACCCGGAAGAGTTCGAGGATATGCAGATCGATACATCGGGGTCGTTGACGGGGGTGGGGATTCAAATTGCGAAGGATGAGGAGAGCGATCGCCTCATCGTCGTGTCGCCCATTGACGACAGCCCGGCCTTCAATGCGGGGATTATTGCCAAAGACATCATTACGAAAATTGATGGCCAAGACACCTTGGGGATGGAGGTGAATGATGCGGTGCAACTGATTCGCGGTGAACGCGGCACAGAGGTGATCTTGACGATCCAACGGGGCGATCGCGAGATTGATTTTCCGATTGTGCGCGATCGTATTGAGATTCACCCCGTTCGTACCCGCATCGAAGAAACGCGATCGGGTAATGTGGCCTATATTCGCCTCACCCAATTTAACGCCAACGCCGCCCAAGACATGCGCGAGGCACTCCGAGAGTTTGAAGCAATGAACGGGCCGGATACGGTGGTGGGCTATGTGCTCGATTTACGCTCAAATCCGGGGGGACTCCTCAACGCCAGCGTGGACATTGCCCGGATGTGGCTTGACGAAGGCAAAATCGTCTCCACCCATGACCGTCGCGGCGAAGTGGAACGCCAAGTGGCGAACAACACCGCCCTGACGGATAAACCCCTGGTGGTGATGATTGACGGCGGTTCGGCCAGTGCCAGCGAGATTGTTTCTGCTGCCTTGCAAGATAATCAGCGGGCGATTTTGATTGGGACGGAGAGTTTTGGCAAAGGGTTGGTGCAGTCGGTGCGTCCCTTGAGTGATGGCTCAGGCTTGGCGGTGACGATCGCAGAATATCGCACCCCCAACGGCCGCAGCATCACCAAGGACAAGAAAATTAAGCCGGATGTGGTGGTGGAACTGAGCGATGAGGAGCGGGAAGAACTGCAACTCAACAACAATCGAATCGGGACGGTGGATGATCCTCAATTTGCCCGATCCCTTGAAGTGTTGCTCGAACAGGTGCTAACCCATAGCGGCACTCAATTGGAAGTGATGGTGCGTTAA
- a CDS encoding N-acetylmuramoyl-L-alanine amidase, with translation MASPAAAESVSLVYPPNGHETTAAQIFLIGTADSTVSVNGTTIQQSAQGHFAPSFPLQLGENRFTIQTGEATMTLTVIRRPVEVLPTGVTFAPNSLQPTQDLERLPGESICLSAIAPPHSTVTARLSGQTFTLPPQPSTAQLPSNAAILTAQNDPIPRTTTHYQTCLTAEQPGDLGQPTYTLTRSGETLQAAAPGAIAILNPDQRQVIEVTAASGTARTGPSTTYSRLTPLPTGTRATVTGREGNWLRLDYGAWINADETRVLPGATAPPAMIRSLSGQPVTGGTEIVFPLTAPVPVTVTQGDDTFALTLHNAIAQTDTIWLDDSPLIRRLDWQQVNPTTIAYTFHLKTAQQWGYDLRYEGSSLHLLLRHPPQISGEQLQGLRIVLDPGHGGAELGARGPDGTPEKEVNLAVSRQLKQALEARGATVLMTRTADVDLGLRDRMDYIAQQQPDLALSIHYNALPDNGDAENTAGIGMFWYHPQAHDLAVFLHNYLVTELDRPSYGVFWNNLALTRPQMAPTILMELGFMINPEEFEWVMNPQAQTQLAQAIAAGLTQWVQQASQP, from the coding sequence ATGGCAAGCCCTGCCGCTGCTGAATCGGTTTCGTTAGTGTATCCCCCCAACGGCCATGAAACGACCGCCGCGCAAATTTTCCTGATTGGCACGGCTGATAGCACCGTGAGCGTCAACGGTACGACGATCCAGCAGAGTGCCCAAGGGCATTTCGCCCCCAGTTTTCCCCTGCAACTGGGAGAAAACCGCTTTACGATCCAGACTGGGGAGGCAACGATGACCCTCACCGTCATTCGTCGCCCGGTGGAAGTATTGCCCACAGGGGTCACATTTGCGCCCAACTCCCTCCAACCGACGCAAGATCTCGAACGGCTGCCGGGTGAGTCGATCTGTTTGAGTGCGATCGCACCTCCCCACAGCACTGTCACCGCCCGCCTCAGCGGCCAAACCTTCACCCTTCCCCCCCAACCCAGCACCGCCCAACTCCCCAGCAACGCCGCCATCCTCACCGCCCAAAACGACCCCATCCCCCGCACCACCACCCATTACCAAACCTGCCTCACCGCCGAGCAACCCGGTGACCTGGGTCAACCCACCTACACCCTGACGCGCTCCGGGGAAACCCTCCAAGCCGCCGCACCCGGTGCGATCGCGATCCTCAACCCCGATCAGCGCCAAGTGATTGAAGTCACGGCCGCCAGCGGCACGGCCCGCACCGGCCCCAGCACCACCTATTCCCGCCTCACCCCCCTACCCACGGGAACCCGCGCCACCGTCACCGGCCGCGAGGGAAATTGGTTGCGGCTTGACTATGGCGCTTGGATTAATGCCGATGAAACGCGGGTCTTGCCGGGGGCAACCGCCCCACCGGCCATGATTCGCAGCTTGAGCGGGCAGCCGGTGACGGGGGGGACTGAGATTGTCTTTCCCTTGACGGCTCCTGTGCCCGTGACTGTGACCCAGGGGGATGATACCTTTGCGTTAACCTTACATAATGCGATCGCCCAAACCGATACCATTTGGCTCGATGATAGCCCCCTGATTCGCCGCCTTGATTGGCAACAGGTCAACCCCACCACGATCGCCTACACCTTCCACCTCAAAACCGCCCAACAATGGGGCTACGACCTCCGCTACGAGGGCAGCAGTCTCCATCTCCTCCTCCGCCATCCGCCCCAAATTTCCGGCGAACAATTACAGGGGCTGCGGATCGTGCTCGATCCGGGCCATGGCGGGGCGGAATTGGGAGCGCGGGGGCCCGATGGCACGCCCGAAAAAGAGGTGAATTTGGCCGTATCGCGTCAGTTAAAACAGGCCCTCGAAGCACGGGGGGCAACGGTGCTAATGACCCGGACGGCGGATGTGGATCTGGGCTTGCGCGATCGCATGGACTACATCGCCCAGCAGCAACCGGATCTCGCCCTCTCCATCCATTACAACGCCCTCCCCGACAATGGCGACGCGGAAAATACCGCCGGGATTGGGATGTTTTGGTATCATCCCCAAGCCCATGATCTCGCGGTATTTTTGCACAATTATTTAGTGACAGAGTTAGACCGCCCGTCCTATGGGGTGTTTTGGAATAATCTCGCCTTAACTCGGCCGCAGATGGCTCCAACGATTTTGATGGAGTTGGGGTTTATGATTAACCCCGAAGAATTTGAATGGGTGATGAACCCCCAAGCGCAAACCCAATTAGCGCAGGCGATCGCCGCCGGTCTTACCCAATGGGTTCAGCAAGCATCCCAACCCTAA
- a CDS encoding 2Fe-2S iron-sulfur cluster-binding protein, with product MPTVTAQGKSIPCETGANLRQVLQTAQIDLYNGNARVINCRGLGSCGTCAVKIIGPVSEPKWKERSRLSLPPHKADSGLRLACQVNVLGDITVQKCDRFWGQGDRILW from the coding sequence ATGCCAACCGTAACAGCCCAAGGAAAATCCATACCCTGCGAGACCGGTGCGAATCTTCGCCAAGTCCTCCAAACTGCCCAAATTGACCTTTATAACGGTAACGCCCGCGTGATTAACTGTCGCGGCTTGGGTTCCTGTGGAACCTGTGCGGTCAAGATTATTGGCCCGGTGTCCGAGCCGAAGTGGAAAGAACGATCGCGCCTTTCCCTCCCGCCCCACAAAGCCGATAGCGGCCTGCGCTTGGCCTGTCAGGTGAACGTTTTGGGCGATATTACGGTACAGAAATGCGATCGCTTCTGGGGTCAGGGCGATCGCATTCTCTGGTAA